The following coding sequences lie in one Streptomyces venezuelae genomic window:
- a CDS encoding FmdB family zinc ribbon protein, which produces MPTYQYQCTECGEGLEAVQKFTDDALTVCPNCDGRLKKVFSAVGIVFKGSGFYRNDSRGSSSSSTPANASSKSGSGSSSSSSTSDSKAASSSSSSDSKSSGSSASTSSSSAA; this is translated from the coding sequence GTGCCGACGTACCAGTACCAGTGCACCGAGTGCGGCGAGGGCCTCGAGGCGGTGCAGAAGTTCACCGATGACGCCCTGACGGTATGCCCCAACTGCGACGGACGCCTCAAGAAGGTGTTCTCGGCGGTCGGCATCGTCTTCAAGGGCTCCGGGTTCTACCGCAACGACAGCCGCGGCTCGTCGTCGAGCAGCACGCCGGCGAATGCCTCGTCGAAGTCGGGTTCCGGCTCGTCGTCCTCCTCGTCCACGTCGGACTCGAAGGCCGCTTCGTCCTCCTCGTCCTCGGACTCGAAGTCGTCCGGCTCCTCGGCGTCCACGTCGTCGAGCTCGGCCGCGTAG
- a CDS encoding S-methyl-5'-thioadenosine phosphorylase, producing MVNTANAERAQIGVIGGSGFYSFLDDVTEVQVDTPYGAPSDSLFLGEIAGRRVAFLPRHGRGHHLPPHRINYRANLWALRSVGVRQVLGPCAVGGLRAEYGPGTLLVPDQLVDRTQTRAQTYFDGVPLPDGSVPNVVHVSLADPYCPVGRDTAVRAARARGWEPVDGGTLVVVEGPRFSTRAESRWYAAQGWSVVGMTGHPEAALARELELCYTSLALVTDLDAGAETGEGVSHDEVLRVFAANVDRMRGVLFDAVAGLPEGDGSGRGCLCAGALGGADTGIRLP from the coding sequence ATGGTGAACACGGCGAACGCCGAGCGGGCCCAGATCGGCGTCATAGGCGGCTCCGGCTTCTACTCCTTCCTCGACGACGTGACCGAGGTCCAGGTCGACACCCCCTACGGAGCCCCGAGCGACTCCCTCTTCCTCGGTGAGATCGCGGGACGCCGGGTCGCCTTCCTGCCCCGGCACGGCCGCGGCCACCATCTGCCGCCGCACCGCATCAACTACCGCGCCAACCTCTGGGCGCTGCGCTCCGTGGGCGTGCGCCAGGTTCTCGGACCGTGCGCGGTCGGCGGCCTGCGGGCGGAGTACGGACCGGGCACGCTGCTCGTCCCCGACCAGCTCGTGGACCGCACGCAGACGCGCGCCCAGACGTACTTCGACGGGGTCCCGCTCCCCGACGGCAGCGTGCCGAACGTCGTCCACGTCTCGCTCGCCGACCCCTACTGCCCGGTGGGCCGCGACACGGCCGTGCGGGCCGCCCGCGCCCGTGGCTGGGAGCCGGTCGACGGCGGGACGCTCGTCGTGGTCGAGGGGCCGCGCTTCTCGACCCGGGCGGAGTCGCGCTGGTACGCGGCGCAGGGCTGGTCGGTGGTGGGCATGACCGGCCATCCCGAGGCGGCGCTCGCCCGCGAACTGGAGCTCTGCTACACGTCCTTGGCGCTGGTCACGGATCTGGACGCGGGCGCCGAGACCGGCGAGGGCGTCTCGCACGACGAGGTCCTGCGGGTCTTCGCCGCCAACGTGGACCGGATGCGGGGCGTGCTGTTCGACGCGGTGGCGGGGCTGCCGGAGGGGGA